The following coding sequences lie in one Delphinus delphis chromosome 9, mDelDel1.2, whole genome shotgun sequence genomic window:
- the NACAD gene encoding NAC-alpha domain-containing protein 1 has product MPGEAARAELLLPEAGGTGPRTDLSCDAAAATTPRGDQLEHCVLTPKPSALALTFLPSKPGARPPPDGASWDAGPGRAPSAWAVQAEGDPSPGPPEVRPAESPLPASLEPRIVMGEETCRASPLPRATLPELRDWEGGHASLNPPPELCSQGDPPVPFPAPDSDSYFTPPSTPTETASTLLPGPGPHREAQDAQAELGNSPPASPSGSYITADGDSWASSPSCSVSLQAPAEGLDVPSGWGFSPPGSVADERELPPAGTPDTSSPESSLSADSSSSWGQEGHFFELDFLANDPMIPASLLPFQGSLIFQVEAVEVTPLPAEEEQEEQAEEGEEEAPSPSRDLAGQGEDDSTFASSLQSLSDLSITEGMDEAFAFRDDTSAASSDPDSASYAGGDDERLYSGEPHAQPTTLLQDSPGEAASWGPEPTLGVSEGDVGRAAKSQEPISDITGVGPAPGQVSAAAMAPHVPQKAAGLTAVTPRAWAAEAGSTMGPAPVATITPQSLEKGDGAALGLEPPTSKGEAGLDSLQNLKEETGQGFAAAGSPEPQPGEVEPTVFLPLEDAGLPTGQGSEPQASPEPQPEVDLTASLPLQDAGLPYGQGSEPQASPEPQPEVDLTASLPLQDAGLPSGQGSAPEASPEPQPEELDLTASLPLQDAGLPSGQGSAPETSPEPQLEELDLTASLPLQDAGLPSGQGSAPEAGPEPQPEEVDLMASLPLQDAGLPSGQGSAPETSPEPQLEELDLTASLPLQDAGLPSVQGSAPEAGPEPQPEEVDLTASLPLQDAGLLSVQGSAPQDSPETQMEEVDLMASLPLQDAGLPSGQGSSPQDSPETQPEEVDLMASLSLQDAGVSLVQGSASEASPEPQPEEVDLTASLPLQDAGLPSGQGSASEAGPEPQPEEVDLMASLPLQDAGLSLAQGSASEASPEPQPGEVDLTASLPLQDAGLPSGQGSASEAGPEPQPEEVDLTASLPLQDAGLPSGQGSASEAGPEPQPEEVDLTASLPLQDAGLPSGQGSASEAGPEPQPEEVDLMASLPLQDAGLSLVQGSASEASPEPQPGEVDLTASLPLQDAGLPSGQGSASEAGPEPQPEEVDLTASLPLQDAGLPSGQGSASEAGPEPQPEEVDLTASLPLQDAGLPSGQGSASEAGPEPQPEEVDLMASLPLQDAGLSLVQGSASEASPEPQLEEVDLMASLPLQDAGLPSGQGSASKTSHELQLEEVDLMASLSLQDAGLPSDQGSASEAGPEPQLEEVDLTASLCLQDAGLSLVQGSASEPSPEPQPEEVDLTAFQPLQDADLPLVQRSSSKASPEPQPEEVDLTAFPSLQDAGLPSVQGSASEPSPEPQSEEVDLTASPPLQDAGLHSGQELASEASPEPQSEEVDLTASLSLQDAGLPSDQGSASEASPEPQPEEVDLTASPPLQDAGLPSGQELASEASPEPQSEEVDLTASLPLQDAGLPSGQGSASKASPQALQADTGYTLGTEPMATTAQQKGGKTLELRPAPEKRDPDHTGGSDSLALDQIHLGGLEPAADARIPLDGDACPSKPATEAPDTPEPATEAPDTPEPATEAPGTPEPATEAPGTPEPATEAPGTPEPATEAPGTPEPATEAPGTPEPATEAPDTPEPATEAPGPPEPDSSREEVAKGLLAPEQGACPDARGHGGDGAEPSSPLKEAPGAENQERGVLKAVVCSPEPCPAASLEVGQVGPPSPVEEGRAALGPRLPVAVAAEAGLGSCPGSPSGAVPRLGGSCPKDPALALPLPSRQPEPVRGLHSGQQARAALGVLSSSPPQPPQSPLGGLPGAPQASIQGAESSAPGVLMQTVPPPAAPPAPCPCQVPGEDLGEGAEPLGSLGLPPPRARAQRAVAALSGTKNPPGAGQASLPPHSPLLSPKAAPKGATHAKDLASRISPPCQVPPGSGLRSPAGPRGLPAAKQQDDQDSLEEDSPQAPGSGQHSDSHGESSAELEEQDLSEPRTAQCPAQAPAGGGSEETVTKVKQSRSEKKARKAMSKLGLRQIQGVTRITIQKSKNILFVIAKPDVFKSPASDTYVVFGEAKIEDLSQQVHRAAAEKFKVPSEPSALVPESAPGPRVRPECKEEEEDDDEEVDETGLELRDIELVMAQANVSRAKAVRALRDNQSDIVNAIMELTM; this is encoded by the exons ATGCCGGGGGAAGCTGCCCGCGCCGAGCTGCTGCTGCCGGAGGCGGGCGGAACAGGGCCCCGCACAG ATCTGTCCTGCGATGCGGCTGCGGCTACCACCCCGAGGGGGGACCAGCTGGAGCACTGTGTCCTGACCCCTAAGCCCAGTGCCCTAGCTCTGACGTTCCTGCCCAGCAAGCCGGGTGCCCGGCCCCCGCCTGACGGAGCCAGCTGGGATGCAGGGCCGGGACGCGCCCCCTCGGCCTGGGCAGTCCAGGCAGAGGGcgaccccagcccagggccccccGAGGTTCGGCCTGCTGAAAgtcctctcccagcctccctggagCCCCGGATTGTGATGGGCGAGGAGACGTGCCGGGCATCCCCTCTGCCCAGGGCAACCCTGCCAGAGCTCAGGGACTGGGAGGGTGGGCACGCCAGCCTGAACCCACCCCCCGAGTTGTGTTCTCAGGGTGACCCTCCTGTGCCTTTCCCTGCCCCCGACTCCGATTCCTActtcacccctccctccaccccgacCGAGACAGCCTCCACCCTGCTCCCTGGCCCCGGGCCCCACAGGGAGGCCCAGGATGCCCAGGCTGAGCTGGGGAACTCGCCGCCAGCCTCGCCCTCGGGCTCCTACATCACGGCGGACGGGGACAGCTGGGCCTCGTCTCCATCCTGCTCCGTGAGCCTGCAGGCCCCGGCTGAAGGGCTGGATGTGCCCTCAGGCTGGGGCTTCTCCCCACCTGGGTCTGTGGCCGATGAGAGGGAGCTGCCCCCTGCCGGGACCCCGGACACCTCGTCCCCAGAGTCCAGCCTCTCGGCAGACAGCAGCTCTTCCTGGGGCCAGGAGGGCCACTTCTTCGAGCTGGACTTCCTGGCCAACGACCCGATGatccctgcttccctcctgcccttccAGGGCAGCCTAATCTTCCAGGTGGAGGCTGTCGAGGTGACCCCGCTGCCCGCCGAGGAAGAACAGGAGGAGCAGGCGGAGGAGGGcgaggaggaggctcccagccccAGCAGGGACCTGGCCGGGCAGGGCGAGGACGACAGCACGTTTGCGTCCTCGCTGCAGTCGCTGTCCGACCTGTCCATCACTGAGGGCATGGACGAGGCCTTCGCCTTCCGAGATGACACCTCGGCCGCCTCCTCTGACCCTGACTCGGCCTCCTACGCGGGGGGTGACGATGAGAGACTGTACAGCGGGGAGCCCCACGCACAGCCCACCACCCTGCTCCAGGACAGCCCTGGTGAGGCCGCCTCCTGGGGCCCCGAGCCCACTCTTGGGGTGTCCGAGGGAGACGTTGGCCGGGCTGCCAAGAGCCAGGAACCCATCTCTGATATAACGGGGGTGGGCCCCGCTCCAGGCCAGGTGTCCGCTGCTGCTATGGCCCCTCACGTCCCACAGAAAGCCGCAGGCCTCACTGCGGTGACCCCGCGGGCCTGGGCAGCAGAGGCAGGCTCCACCATGGGACCAGCACCTGTTGCCACAATCACACCTCAGTCCCTGGAGAAGGGAGACGGCGCTGCCTTAGGCTTAGAGCCCCCCACTTCGAAGGGAGAGGCGGGCCTCGACTCTCTGCAGAACCTGAAGGAAGAAACAGGCCAGGGGTTTGCCGCTGCAGgcagccctgagccccagccaGGAGAAGTGGAACCGACAGTATTCCTGCCCCTGGAGGATGCAGGCCTCCCCACTGGCCAGGGatctgagccccaggccagccctgagccccagccaGAAGTGGACCTGACAGCATCTTTGCCACTGCAGGATGCAGGCCTCCCCTATGGCCAGGGatctgagccccaggccagccctgagccccagccaGAAGTGGACCTGACAGCATCCTTGCCACTGCAGGATGCAGGCCTTCCCTCTGGCCAAGGATCTGCCCCCGAGgccagccctgagccccagccgGAAGAACTGGACCTGACGGCATCCTTGCCACTGCAGGATGCAGGCCTCCCCTCTGGCCAGGGATCTGCCCCCGAGAccagccctgagccccagctGGAAGAACTGGACCTGACGGCATCCTTGCCACTGCAGGATGCAGGCCTCCCCTCTGGCCAGGGATCTGCCCCCGAGGCCGGCCCTGAGCCCCAGCCGGAAGAAGTGGACCTGATGGCATCCTTGCCACTGCAGGATGCAGGCCTCCCCTCTGGCCAGGGATCTGCCCCCGAGAccagccctgagccccagctGGAAGAACTGGACCTGACGGCATCCTTGCCACTGCAGGATGCAGGCCTCCCCTCAGTCCAGGGATCTGCCCCCGAGGCTGGCCCTGAGCCCCAGCCGGAAGAAGTGGACCTGACGGCATCCTTGCCCCTGCAAGATGCAGGCCTTCTCTCAGTCCAGGGATCTGCCCCCCAGGACAGCCCTGAGACCCAAATGGAAGAAGTGGACCTGATGGCATCCCTGCCCCTGCAGGATGCAGGCCTCCCTTCTGGCCAGGGATCTTCCCCCCAGGACAGCCCTGAGACCCAACCAGAAGAAGTGGACCTGATGGCATCCTTGTCCCTGCAGGATGCAGGCGTCTCTTTGGTCCAGGGATCTGCCTCTGAGgccagccctgagccccagccgGAAGAAGTGGACCTGACGGCATCCTTGCCCCTGCAGGATGCAGGCCTCCCCTCTGGCCAGGGATCTGCCTCTGAGGCCGGCCCTGAGCCCCAGCCGGAAGAAGTGGACCTGATGGCATCCCTCCCCCTGCAGGATGCAGGCCTCTCTTTGGCCCAGGGATCTGCCTCTGAGgccagccctgagccccagccaGGAGAAGTGGACCTGACGGCATCCTTGCCCCTGCAGGACGCAGGCCTTCCCTCTGGCCAGGGATCTGCCTCTGAGGCCGGCCCTGAGCCCCAGCCGGAAGAAGTGGACCTGACGGCGTCCTTGCCCCTGCAGGATGCAGGTCTTCCCTCTGGCCAGGGATCTGCCTCTGAGGCCGGCCCTGAGCCCCAGCCGGAAGAAGTGGACCTGACGGCATCCTTGCCCCTGCAGGATGCAGGCCTTCCCTCTGGCCAGGGATCTGCCTCTGAGGCCGGCCCTGAGCCCCAGCCGGAAGAAGTGGACCTGATGGCATCCCTCCCCCTGCAGGATGCAGGCCTCTCTTTGGTCCAGGGATCTGCCTCTGAGgccagccctgagccccagccaGGAGAAGTGGACCTGACGGCATCCTTGCCCCTGCAGGACGCAGGCCTTCCCTCTGGCCAGGGATCTGCCTCTGAGGCCGGCCCTGAGCCCCAGCCGGAAGAAGTGGACCTGACGGCGTCCTTGCCCCTGCAGGATGCAGGTCTTCCCTCTGGCCAGGGATCTGCCTCTGAGGCCGGCCCTGAGCCCCAGCCGGAAGAAGTGGACCTGACGGCATCCTTGCCCCTGCAGGATGCAGGCCTTCCCTCTGGCCAGGGATCTGCCTCTGAGGCCGGCCCTGAGCCCCAGCCGGAAGAAGTGGACCTGATGGCATCCCTCCCCCTGCAGGATGCAGGCCTCTCTTTGGTCCAGGGATCTGCCTCCGAGGCCAGCCCTGAGCCCCAGTTGGAAGAAGTGGACCTGATGGCATCCCTCCCCCTGCAGGATGCAGGCCTCCCCTCTGGCCAGGGATCTGCCTCCAAGACCAGCCATGAGCTCCAGTTGGAAGAAGTGGACCTGATGGCATCCTTGTCCCTGCAGGATGCAGGCCTCCCCTCTGACCAGGGATCTGCCTCTGAGGCTGGCCCTGAGCCCCAGCTGGAAGAAGTGGACCTGACGGCATCCTTGTGTCTGCAGGATGCAGGCCTCTCTTTGGTCCAGGGATCTGCCTCCGAacccagccctgagccccagccaGAAGAAGTGGACCTGACAGCATTCCAGCCCCTGCAGGATGCAGACCTCCCTTTGGTCCAGAGATCTTCCTCCAAGgccagccctgagccccagccgGAAGAAGTGGACCTGACAGCATTCCCGTCCCTGCAGGATGCAGGCCTCCCCTCGGTCCAGGGATCTGCCTCCGAacccagccctgagccccagtCGGAAGAAGTGGACTTGACTGCATCCCCACCCCTGCAGGATGCAGGCCTTCATTCGGGCCAGGAATTGGCCTCTGAGGCCAGCCCTGAACCCCAGTCGGAAGAAGTGGACCTGACGGCATCCTTGTCCCTGCAGGATGCAGGCCTCCCCTCTGACCAGGGATCTGCCTCTGAGgccagccctgagccccagccaGAAGAAGTGGACCTGACAGCATCCCCACCCCTGCAGGATGCAGGCCTTCCTTCGGGCCAGGAATTGGCCTCCGAGGCCAGCCCTGAACCCCAGTCGGAAGAAGTGGACCTGACGGCATCCTTGCCCCTGCAGGATGCAGGCCTCCCCTCTGGCCAGGGATCTGCCTCCAAGGCCAGCCCTCAGGCCTTGCAGGCTGACACAGGCTACACCCTAGGGACAGAGCCCATGGCCACCACAGCCCAACAGAAAGGAGGCAAGACTTTGGAACTGAGGCCAGCGCCTGAGAAAAGGGACCCAGACCACACTGGAGGATCAGACTCTCTGGCCTTGGATCAGATCCATCTGGGTGGTCTGGAGCCAGCTGCAGATGCTCGGATACCCTTGGACGGAGATGCATGCCCTTCCAAGCCTGCCACGGAGGCCCCAGACACACCTGAGCCTGCCACGGAGGCCCCAGACACACCTGAGCCTGCCACGGAGGCCCCAGGCACACCTGAGCCTGCCACGGAGGCCCCAGGCACACCTGAGCCTGCCACGGAGGCCCCAGGCACACCTGAGCCTGCCACGGAGGCCCCAGGCACACCTGAGCCTGCCACGGAGGCCCCAGGCACACCTGAGCCTGCCACGGAGGCCCCAGACACACCTGAGCCTGCCACGGAGGCCCCAGGTCCCCCAGAGCCTGACTCCAGTAGGGAGGAAGTAGCCAAGGGCCTTTTGGCACCTGAGCAGGGAGCCTGTCCTGATGCCCGTGGGCATGGGGGTGATGGAGCTGAGCCCAGCTCGCCCCTAAAGGAGGCCCCGGGGGCTGAGAACCAGGAGCGTGGAGTTCTAAAGGCAGTCGTCTGCAGCCCAGAGCCATGTCCTGCTGCCAGCCTGGAGGTTGGCCAGGTGGGGCCCCCAAGCccagtggaggagggaagggccgCCCTGGGGCCCAGGCTTCCCGTGGCTGTGGCCGCAGAGGCCGGGCTGGGCTCCTGCCCAGGGTCTCCATCAGGGGCTGTACCCAGGCTGGGAGGGAGCTGTCCCAAAGATCCTGCCCTGGCACTTCCACTGCCCTCAAGGCAGCCAGAGCCCGTGAGGGGCCTGCACAGCGGACAGCAGGCCCGGGCAGCCCTGGGAGTCCTCAGCTCCTCCCCGCCACAGCCTCCACAAAGCCCCCTAGGGGGCCTGCCCGGTGCACCCCAAGCCAGCATCCAGGGCGCTGAGTCCTCCGCTCCTGGTGTCCTCATGCAGACAGTCCCACCCCCCGCggcaccccctgccccctgcccttgcCAGGTCCCCGGGGAAGACCTGGGGGAGGGCGCGGAGCCCCTGGGCTCTCTGGGACTCCCACCACCACGGGCAAGAGCCCAGCGGGCGGTGGCTGCCCTCTCAGGGACCAAGAATCCCCCCGGGGCCGGGCAGGCCAGCCTCCCgccccactccccactcctcaGCCCCAAGGCGGCCCCCAAGGGGGCTACCCATGCCAAAGACCTGGCCTCGAGGATCTCGCCCCCCTGCCAAGTGCCTCCTGGCTCTGGGCTCCGGAGCCCAGCCGGACCTCGAGGGCTCCCAGCCGCCAAGCAGCAGGATGACCAGGACAGTTTGGAAGAAG ACTCGCCGCAGGCTCCGGGCTCCGGCCAGCACTCGGACAGCCACGGGGAGTCGTCAGCCGAGCTGGAGGAACAGGACCTCTCGGAACCACGGACCGCGCAGTGCCCAGCCCAG GCCCCGGCAGGCGGCGGGAGCGAGGAGACCGTCACCAAAGTCAAGCAGAGCCGCAGTGAGAAGAAGGCCCGAAAG GCGATGTCCAAGCTGGGCTTACGACAGATCCAGGGGGTCACCAGGATCACCATCCAGAAGTCCAAGAACATCCTCTTTGTCATCGCCAAACCTGACGTCTTCAAGAGCCCGGCCTCGGACACCTACGTGGTCTTCGGCGAGGCCAAG ATCGAGGACCTGTCCCAGCAGGTGCACAGAGCTGCGGCTGAGAAGTTCAAGGTACCCTCGGAGCCCTCCGCCCTGGTCCCCGAGTCAGCGCCGGGGCCGAGGGTGAGACCAGAGtgcaaggaggaggaagaggacgaCGACGAGGAG GTGGACGAGACGGGGCTGGAGCTTCGGGACATAGAGCTAGTGATGGCGCAGGCCAACGTGTCAAGGGCCAAGGCCGTGCGGGCCCTGAGGGACAACCAGAGCGATATCGTCAACGCCATCATG GAGCTGACAATGTAG